Sequence from the Catenuloplanes indicus genome:
TGGGCGGCGTGGTGTCCGGGTCGCCCGGCCCGTCCGTGACGGTGAGCTCGCCGGTCATCGTGCCGTGCCCCGGGATCGTGCAGAAGTAGCGGTACGTGCCGGGGGTCAGCGTCACGGTCGCGGTGTGCCGGCCGCCGGTCGCGTCGAACGGGTTGGCCAGGATGTTGAGGTTGACGTCGTGGTTGTAGCCGGGCGTGCTGGTGTCGAACGTCAGCGTGTGCGGCATCCCGACGTTGTTGCCGGTCGCGGTGCTGTTCTCGAACACGATGGTGGTCTCACCGGCGGCCGCGGTCGCCGGTGCGGTCTTGTACCGCGTGACGTCACCGTCCGCGGTCCAGGTGAGCGTCTGTGCTGCCTGAAAAGCGGACGCGGGCATCGGGGCGAGCACCAGCAGCAGCGCCGCCAGCCCCACCCCGGCACGCCGGAGCATCTTCCGTACGGACATGGCACCTTCCTGGATGAGCGGTGCGGGGCCGGCCACCCGGGCCGGCCCCGCGTCCGGTCAGAGCGACCGCACCCGGATGTTGCGGAACTCGATCACGTCGGCGTTGCCGTGGTTCTGCAGGCCGATGTGTCCGGTGAGGAACTGCCGCAGGTCGGTCGGTGGGTCACCGGCCCGCGACGACTGGATGCCCGGCGCGTTCTCGAACTCGTTGATCACGACGCCGTTGCGGATGATGGTGTAGTGCTGGCCGACCACCCTGACCTCGTAGTCGTTCCAGACGTTCTTCGGCGTGACCCCGGCGTCCGCCAGCGGCCGCGGGTCGAAGTTGTAGATCGACCCGGTCTTCTGCGGCTCGCCGGCCGTACCGTCGTAGATCTGGATCTCGTGCCCGCAGTAGATCGCCACCCAGGCCGGTGACGTCGCCGCCGAGCCGGTCCGGCCGCACTCCGGCCGTTGCGCGACCGGCGTGCGCGGGTCCGGGAACCGGGCGAACACGCCGCTGTTCGCGCGGGTGTCGCCGGTGCCGAGATCCCGGAACTGCAACCGGAGCGAGAAGTCGCCCAGTTCCTTGGTGTGCCACAGCATGCCCAGGCCGCCGGCGGAGCGCAGGTTGCCGTCCGGCTGGATGGTGAACTCGCCCGACGGCGCCATCTCCCAGCCGGCCAGCGACTCCGGCGTGCCGTCGAACAGCGGCTCGTACCCGGTCTGCCCGGGGCGCCCGATCGTCGACGACGCGGCCGCGCGGGTCAGCGCGCCCGCCTGCCGGCTGGTGATCGTGCCGTCCTTGACCAGCCGGTTCGTGATCGCGGTGACGTCCCGGACGAACGTGTCGTGGTCCGGCCAGACGCCCTCGTCGTCGATCAGGTCGTTGATCGTGCAGGCGCCGGTGGCCGTCCTGTTCGGCACGCCGGTGTCCGTGTCGCCGATGACCACGTTCGCGCGGGTGTCCGGTGCGGCGCAGTCCACGGTCACGGCCGACTGCGCGGTGACCACCTCACCGTCGGCGTACGTGACCGTGTGCGTGACCGGGTAGGTGCCGGCCTTCGCGTACGTGTGCCGCGGGTTCGTCTCGGTGGAGCTGGTCCCGTCGCCGAAGTCCCAGCGGTGGCCGACGCCGCCGGACCGGGTGCCGTCGAACGCGTACGCCAGCGCCTTGTTCTGGATCGCGACGGACGACGCCGCCGGCACCGGGGTGGCCGGCCCACCGGTGTACGACACCTTGATCAGCTTCTGCACCGGGCTGAGGCTGAAGAAGCCGGTGCCGTAGTCGAGCAGGTAGAGCGCGCCGTCCTGGCCGAACTTCGCGTCCATCCAGGAGTACAGCTGGTTGTCACCGGCGCCGGTCGGCAGGATCGCGCGCAGCGTCTCCGCGAACGGCGGCGGCGACTGCGCCGGCACCCCGGCCGGGTCCACGGTCACCGCGATCCGGTTGGCGCCGTTGGACTGGTCACCGATGAACCACTTGTCGTCCCAATACTTCGGCCAGGCCACGCCGCTGTTCGTGTTCACCCGGTCGTAGTGGTAGGTCGGCCCGGACATGACCGCCTGGCCGCCGCCCTTCAGGTACGGCTGGGTGTACGTGGCCTGACCGGCCACATAGGACGGCACGCCGTTGTCGCGCAGCGGGAAGACCGGGCCGCCGCCGTCCGGCGAGTACCAGATCATGTTGTCCCGGGCCGGCGGGATGTCCACCAGGCCGGTGTTGCGCGGCGACGTGTTCTTCAGGTTGTCGCAGTCGTACCAGCCGGTCAGCTGGGTGGCGTCGGTGTTGCTGCGGTCCCGGTACGGCTGCCGGTTGCCCATGCAGTACGGCCAGCCCTGGTTGCCCGCGGAGGTGAGGATGGTGGCCGTCTCGTACTTGGCCGGGCCCAGCTCCGGGCTCGGCGCGGACGCGTCCGGCCCGACCCAGCCCGCGGTCAGCCACTGCCGTTCCTCGTCGATCTGCAGCCGCGCGATGTTCCGCACGCCCATCACGTAGATCTCCGGGCGGGTCTGCGCGGTGCCGGGCGGGAACAGGTTGCCCGGCGGGATCGTGTACGTCCCGTCCGCCTCCGGGTGGATGCGGATGATCTTCCCGGCCAGGTCGTTGGTGTTGCCCGAGGTGCGCCGCGCGTCCTGGAACGAGATGCCCGCGTACTCCTGCGTCCAGTTGTTGCCGGAGTAGCCGCCGGAGCCGCCGGAGGAGTTGCTGTCGCCGGAGCCGACGTACAGGTTGCCCTGCGCGTCGAACGCCATGCCGCCGCCCGCGTGGCAGCAGCTGTGGATCTGCACGGTGAATTTCAGCAGGTCCTTGCGGGAGGCCATGTCCCACGTGCCGTTCTTGAAGGTGAACCGGCTGATCGTGCGCTCGCCGGTCCGCTTCTCCCGGTCGATCGACGCGTGCGGCATCCAGTACACGTAGACCCAGCCGTTCTCGGTGTACTTCGGGTCGGTGACGATGCCGAGCAGGCCCTCCTCGTTCTTGACCAGCTCGTCGCCGCTGCCCCGGTTGCCCATCACCGGCAGCGTGGTCACCAGCTTCACCGCCTCGGTCGACGGCGTGTACGTGTGGATCGTGCCGCAGCCCAGGCCCACGTTCGGGTTCGACCACTCGACGACCGGCCCGCTCGGGCAGGCCGCCTTGCCGACGTAGAAGATCGTCCCGTCCGGCGCCACCGTCATGCCGTGCGGCTCGCCGATCTGGTCGAGCTGGCCGGGCTGGTTCGGTGCGGTGATCCGCTCGATCTTGTAATTCGACGCGATCGTCGCCTGGCAGTCGCCGCGCACCCGGCCGGACGCCCAGTTCAGCGCGCCCGCGAGGTGCTTGCGGAACACGTCCTCGCCGTAGCTGGCCTCGGTGTGCCCCATGCCGGTGTAGAAGGACCGGCCGCCGTCGTAGTCGCGGCACCAGGAGATCGGGTGGAACGGCCCGTTCGGATTCGCGCCCGGGTTGTAGTGCCGCTCCTCGACCTGCGCGACCGTGTGCACGGTGCCGACCGGGTTCGGCTCCCAGTTGTACCAGCGGTCCGAACGCTTCACGGTCAGTGGCAGGCCCTCGGTCGACGGGTGGTCCCGGTCCAGAATGTTGATCACGGATTCGGCCACGGCCGGTGCGGGCGGGAACGCGGACGCACTGGAGAACAACTTCCAGTCGGCGAGCTGGGTGAGCGGCTCACCGCTGTTCGCCGTGATGTTCAACCGCCAGAACCGGTACGTGGCCGCGGTGGCCAGCTCGTACCGCTTCGGCAGGAACCGGCCGGCGAAGTCCTCGTCGGTGCGGCGGTCCACGTCGGTCCAGGCCTGGCCGTCCGCGGAACCCTGCAGCGTCCAGTCCCGCGGGTCGCGGCCCTCGAAGTCGTTGGCCGAGGTCAGCGCGTACGACTTGATGGTCCTCGCCGCGGCCAGCTCGTAGGTGACCGTGCCGGCCGGCGTGCGGACCAGCCACTTGGTGGCCGGGTCGCCGTCGGTGAGCTTGATGGCGGTCTCGCTCGGCGGGTTCTCCCCGCTCGCGGTGACCTTCGCGACCGCCTCGGAGCCGGCGCCGGCCGGGCGGGTGCCGATCAGGCCGGTGAACCAGGTCGAGTCCACCTGCGCCTTGGCGGCGTCACCGATGCCGACGAAGCCGTTGCCGGCCTTGACGTACGTGCGCAGCGCGGCTTCCTGGTCGCCGTTCAGCGCGGCGCCGGCCGAGGACAGGAACACGACCGCGCGGTACCGGGCCAGCTCCGCCGTGCTGAACACGGCCGGGTCCGTGCTCTCCGTGACGTCCACCCCGGCGATCTCCTTGATCGTCTGGGTGGCCCTGACGACCGGGTCCTCCTGCTGGGCCGCGGGCCCGTGGAAGACCAGGACCCGGTCCTGCTGGGGTTCCGCCGCCTGAGCCGGCTGCGCCGCGAGTGGGACTGGTCCGAGGACCAGGGCCAGGGCCAGGGCGGCTCTCAGCTTCCGTTTCATCCGGTGTGACCTCCGTGGTCGGACTGGATGTGCCTGTGTCCCTTGAAGCGGTCGATCGCCTCCTGCGCGCCGGCCGGCATGCTGCCGTCCGCGTTGCGCACCAGAAAGACACCGGACATGCCGGTGTCGGAGTGGCTCTGCACGTGGCAGTGGTACATCCAGGCCCCCGGCCCGCCACCGTCCCCGGCCAGCACCTGGAAGCCGAACGAGCTGCCCGGCCCGAGATCCTTGTTGTCGATCGACGCGGACGGGTCGGACGGGCCCTCGAGGTAGCCGGTCCGGTTGTCCGCCCAGCGGTGCGAGTGCAGGTGGAACGTGTGGTAGAGGTTGCCGTGCCCGATCGCGACCCACTCGACGCGCTGGCCGAGGTTCGCCTCGAAGATCGGCGTGTCCGGCGCGATCCGGTTGTTGATCGTGGTGTCGTGCAGCACGGCCACGAACTGCTTGTCCGGCAGGATGTCCCCGCGCCGCCGCACGATCAGCGCGCCGTAGAGCCCGCGCAGCACACCGGCGGTGCCGTGGTCGGTACCCATCGCGTGGTCGTGGTAGTGCCAGTAGCCCGCGCTGCCCGGCAGGAACCGCCGCCCGGCCGCGGCCGTCATCTCGTGCGAACGCCAGGTGTACGTCCGGGTCTCCCCCGGCGCGTTGAACGAGCCGTTGAACGGTGAGCCGTCCGAGGTCGTGTCGTAGTCGACGCCGTGCGGGTGGATCGACAGCCGCTGGTCGGTCGTGTTGACCAGCGTGATCTCCAGCGTGTCCCCTTCGTACATCTCCAGGATCGGCCCGGGGATGGTGGCCTTCCCGCGTTCGAGCCCGTAGCCGTACTGGTTGTTGCCCAGCGACTCGGCGTAGATCGTGATCTTCCGGGTCGCACCGGCGGCCCGCGCGGGCGTCCCGTTCGACGTGACCGCGGCGGTGAGCGTGGGCACGGCCAGCCCGAGCGCCCCGATCCCGAAGATCGACCGCCGCGAGAAGGCCCACCTCCGGCCCTTCCCCGCATCCCTGTCAGCGTTGTCCATGCGTCTCCGTTCGTGTCGGGACGGCGGCAGACCTCGGAAGCCGGTCGCGGAGCGTCACCGCACACCCGGCCTATCGACTCTCATGACTTTTGTCAGATGCCGACAAACCTAAGCACCGGATCGACAAAAGTAAAGGTCCCCTGTGGAAAAGCTGATTCCGCGCACGACCTCATCGCCGCAGCTCATCGCGGATGTCCGGGGTTACCGGACCGTACGTCACGGGGCCACGCAACGGCATGGGAGCGCTACCGGGCGCGATTACCAGGCCTTTAACCGACCGGCGCGGACGTAACCGGACGGCAACAAGCGGCACATTCGGTGACCTTGGGTGAGGTGACCCCCGTCACGTCCGGGTGGCACCGCTGATCGCGGTATCGATACCCGGCGACGGGGGCCGTTGCCGGCCGGGACCGCACCGGCGACCAGGCCGCCGGCGCCATGCTCACCTGCGGGTCCAACCTCTGACCGGCACGCCGGGGTGGCCGCACGGCCACCCCGGCCTCCGGCAGGATGAGCCGATGACCTCGCGCCCGTACGTCCTGCTGAGCTGCGCCGCGTCGATCGACGGCTACATCGACGACGCGAGCCCGGACCGGCTGCTGCTGTCGAACGACGCCGACTTCGACCGGGTCGACGACGAGCGGTCCCGCTGCGACGCGATCCTGGTCGGGCCCGCAACGATCAAGAACGACAACCCCCGCCTGATGGTACGGTCGCCCGCCCGCCGCGACGCGCGGGTGGCCCGCGGGCTGCCGCCGACACCGGTGAAGGTGACCGTCACCCGCAGCGGCGACCTCGACCCGGCCGCCCGGTTCTTCACCACCGGCGAGAAACTGGTCTACGCGGCCACGCCGGTGCTGGCGAAGACCCGGCGGGCCGTGGGCGCGCATGCCGCCGTGATCCCCGCGGACGATCTCGCCACCGTGTTGGCCGACCTCGCCGGGCGCGGCATCCGGACGCTCATGGTCGAGGGCGGCTCGACCATGCACACCTGGTTCCTGACCGCCGGCCTCGCGGACGAGCTACAGCTGGCCGTCGCACCGTTCTTCGTCGGCGACGCGCGGGCACCCCGGTTCACCGGCGACGGCGCGTTCCCGTGGAACGCGGCGCACCGGGCCCGGCTGGCGGACGTCACGCCGCTCGGCGACGTAGTCCTGCTCCGCTACGCGCTCTCCGACCGTACCCGGCCATGACCTGCGGTTAATGTCCTTCAGGCGGGTATCGTGCGCCGTGTGGAACTCGATCTGCCACCGGTGATCTTCGACATCGGCGGGGTGCTCACCGCGGCCGAGGGCGGCGTCACCCCGCTCTCCGGCCTGCTCGGCATCCCGCGTGAGCGGTTCGCGGAACCGTACTGGCGGCATCGCGCGGAGTACGACCGCGGCCGGCCCGCCGTCGACTACTGGCGAAAGGTGGCGGCCGACCTCGGCGTCACCTGGCCGGACGAGGAAATCACCCGGATCGACGAGTTCGACGCCCGCCGCTGGTCCGAGCTGGCCCCCGGCCGCCTCGAACTGATCCACTCGGTCCAGTCGGCCGGGGTGCCGACCGCACTGCTGTCCAACGCCCCCGCCTCGATGGCCCGGGTCGCCCGGGAGAGCCGCTGGTCGGCCGGCTTCACGCACCGGTTCTTCTCCTGCGACCTCGGCACGATCAAGCCGGAGCCGGAGATCTACGCCGAGGTGGAGAAAACATTCGGCACCCACGACCTGATCTTCTTCGACGACCGCCCGCCGAACGTGGCCGCCGCCCGCAACCGAGGCTGGCAGGCCCACATCTGGACCGGCATCCCCGCCGCCCGGGCAGTCCTCGGGCTCTGATCACCGAGATCCGCCACCCCCTGTTCGGCGCTGCCGACCTGGCCACCACCCACCTCGACCTGATCTCCCGCCAGGAGCCCCGGCTCCGCCCAGGCGACCAAGGAACCCACCATCGATTTGAGCGTCACGGACGTCCGTCCCGGCTCAGCCACACGCGGCACCCACTACCGATCGAGCAACCGCCGAATCGACACCAGCGCCCTTTTCGAGCCTCTCCCGCACATCGAGCCCGATGATCGAGCAGGGACACTCGCTCAAGCCATCGCCCGATGTTTTTCGCTTTCGTGCGCCAGCACAAAACCGGCACCGCCGGGATGCACCGTCTGCCGTCGACCGCCCTTGGGGTGCAGATCTTCGGCAGGGCCGCCACGAGCGACGCAGCCGCAGCATGGACGGCGCGCAGCGACGCCCCTGCCGACCGCGACGCAGGCTGGCGGCCCGGCCGAAGATCTGCTCGGCTTCGCCTGGGCGACGGCAGACGGAGCATCCCGGCCCACAGACGCAACCCATCCCACCCACGAAAAAACAGCCGGCCCCACGGACCCCGCAGCCGCCGGAAGCCTCGCCGTG
This genomic interval carries:
- a CDS encoding ThuA domain-containing protein, which produces MKRKLRAALALALVLGPVPLAAQPAQAAEPQQDRVLVFHGPAAQQEDPVVRATQTIKEIAGVDVTESTDPAVFSTAELARYRAVVFLSSAGAALNGDQEAALRTYVKAGNGFVGIGDAAKAQVDSTWFTGLIGTRPAGAGSEAVAKVTASGENPPSETAIKLTDGDPATKWLVRTPAGTVTYELAAARTIKSYALTSANDFEGRDPRDWTLQGSADGQAWTDVDRRTDEDFAGRFLPKRYELATAATYRFWRLNITANSGEPLTQLADWKLFSSASAFPPAPAVAESVINILDRDHPSTEGLPLTVKRSDRWYNWEPNPVGTVHTVAQVEERHYNPGANPNGPFHPISWCRDYDGGRSFYTGMGHTEASYGEDVFRKHLAGALNWASGRVRGDCQATIASNYKIERITAPNQPGQLDQIGEPHGMTVAPDGTIFYVGKAACPSGPVVEWSNPNVGLGCGTIHTYTPSTEAVKLVTTLPVMGNRGSGDELVKNEEGLLGIVTDPKYTENGWVYVYWMPHASIDREKRTGERTISRFTFKNGTWDMASRKDLLKFTVQIHSCCHAGGGMAFDAQGNLYVGSGDSNSSGGSGGYSGNNWTQEYAGISFQDARRTSGNTNDLAGKIIRIHPEADGTYTIPPGNLFPPGTAQTRPEIYVMGVRNIARLQIDEERQWLTAGWVGPDASAPSPELGPAKYETATILTSAGNQGWPYCMGNRQPYRDRSNTDATQLTGWYDCDNLKNTSPRNTGLVDIPPARDNMIWYSPDGGGPVFPLRDNGVPSYVAGQATYTQPYLKGGGQAVMSGPTYHYDRVNTNSGVAWPKYWDDKWFIGDQSNGANRIAVTVDPAGVPAQSPPPFAETLRAILPTGAGDNQLYSWMDAKFGQDGALYLLDYGTGFFSLSPVQKLIKVSYTGGPATPVPAASSVAIQNKALAYAFDGTRSGGVGHRWDFGDGTSSTETNPRHTYAKAGTYPVTHTVTYADGEVVTAQSAVTVDCAAPDTRANVVIGDTDTGVPNRTATGACTINDLIDDEGVWPDHDTFVRDVTAITNRLVKDGTITSRQAGALTRAAASSTIGRPGQTGYEPLFDGTPESLAGWEMAPSGEFTIQPDGNLRSAGGLGMLWHTKELGDFSLRLQFRDLGTGDTRANSGVFARFPDPRTPVAQRPECGRTGSAATSPAWVAIYCGHEIQIYDGTAGEPQKTGSIYNFDPRPLADAGVTPKNVWNDYEVRVVGQHYTIIRNGVVINEFENAPGIQSSRAGDPPTDLRQFLTGHIGLQNHGNADVIEFRNIRVRSL
- a CDS encoding multicopper oxidase domain-containing protein, giving the protein MDNADRDAGKGRRWAFSRRSIFGIGALGLAVPTLTAAVTSNGTPARAAGATRKITIYAESLGNNQYGYGLERGKATIPGPILEMYEGDTLEITLVNTTDQRLSIHPHGVDYDTTSDGSPFNGSFNAPGETRTYTWRSHEMTAAAGRRFLPGSAGYWHYHDHAMGTDHGTAGVLRGLYGALIVRRRGDILPDKQFVAVLHDTTINNRIAPDTPIFEANLGQRVEWVAIGHGNLYHTFHLHSHRWADNRTGYLEGPSDPSASIDNKDLGPGSSFGFQVLAGDGGGPGAWMYHCHVQSHSDTGMSGVFLVRNADGSMPAGAQEAIDRFKGHRHIQSDHGGHTG
- a CDS encoding RibD family protein, which encodes MTSRPYVLLSCAASIDGYIDDASPDRLLLSNDADFDRVDDERSRCDAILVGPATIKNDNPRLMVRSPARRDARVARGLPPTPVKVTVTRSGDLDPAARFFTTGEKLVYAATPVLAKTRRAVGAHAAVIPADDLATVLADLAGRGIRTLMVEGGSTMHTWFLTAGLADELQLAVAPFFVGDARAPRFTGDGAFPWNAAHRARLADVTPLGDVVLLRYALSDRTRP
- a CDS encoding HAD-IA family hydrolase, which encodes MELDLPPVIFDIGGVLTAAEGGVTPLSGLLGIPRERFAEPYWRHRAEYDRGRPAVDYWRKVAADLGVTWPDEEITRIDEFDARRWSELAPGRLELIHSVQSAGVPTALLSNAPASMARVARESRWSAGFTHRFFSCDLGTIKPEPEIYAEVEKTFGTHDLIFFDDRPPNVAAARNRGWQAHIWTGIPAARAVLGL